The following are encoded together in the Strongyloides ratti genome assembly S_ratti_ED321, chromosome : 2 genome:
- a CDS encoding Origin recognition complex subunit 5 — translation MSGGIETTISANERENITSFLLQTTKGLNHLHISGGFQPKEDDILKYIKNFDTLNENSFLDYVYIVKDINLLMFDGSVPFLFEEIFDDKNKGKLKSSANIVDFFNSKRFITKYYSKIIVILLRNAEYLTEFNSLFLKNFFEIPQCTEILIKFITVSKLPWHVISTKVGIRPSTMEIVLSPLDRAETEWYLLNSLCNFFEDKENSAFYYKRSELEKYVDVFLQATYTFCRDINALLFLAKKCLEKLTNRNIGISGSKAKELQDINVIIFDVLSSYYMGKQNNSEISKNINLPVIVRYAIVAAYCASFNPPSSDKRFFVKQHIKQRKTMYDVKKDPKNSLHELGPKSFSVDRFKMIFSFLLSKQDVIDPLSVGTADILENLCNLGMLGRSTKQTNFDFPKYRSILPMEFVEKVGDSIDITLKNFLCDFASL, via the exons atgtCAGGAGGAATTGAAACTACTATTTCAGCAAATGAAAGAGAAAATATTACAAGTTTTCTACTTCAGACAACTAAAGGACTTAATCATTTACATATTTCTGGAGGATTTCAACCAAAAGaagatgatattttaaaatatataaaaaattttgacacattaaatgaaaattcaTTTCTTGATTATGTATAT ATTGTCaaagatattaatttattaatgtttgaTGGATCAGTTCCATTTCTATTTGAGGAGATATTTGATGATAAAAACAAAGGAAAACTAAAAAGTAGTGCTAACATagtagatttttttaattcaaaaagatttattaccaaatattatagtaaaattattgttattttactAAGGAATGCTGAATACTTGACTGAAtttaatagtttatttttaaaaaatttttttgaaattccTCAATGCACAgaaattttgattaaattcATTACAGTTTCAAAGTTACCATGGCATGTAATTTCTACTAAAGTAGGTATCAGACCATCAACAATGGAAATTGTTTTATCACCTTTAGATAGAG ctGAAACAGAATGGTACTTGTTAAATTCACTTTGTAATTTCTTTgaagataaagaaaattcTGCTTTCTATTATAAGAGAAGTGAACTAGAAAAATATGTTGATGTGTTTCTACAAGCTACTTATACATTTTGTAGAGATATTAATGCTTTACTATTTCTAGCTAAAAAATGTTTGGAAAAGTTAACCAACAGAAATATAGGAATATCAGGGAGTAAAGCAAAAGAGTTACAAGACAtaaatgtaattatttttgatgttTTGTCCTCTTACTACATG ggtaaacaaaataattcaGAAATTTcgaaaaatatcaatttacCAGTTATAGTTAGATATGCAATAGTTGCTGCTTACTGTGCTTCATTTAATCCTCCTTCTTCggataaaagattttttgtGAAACAACATATTAAACAACGAAAGACAATGTATGATGTTAAAAAAGATCCAAAAAATTCTCTTCATGAATTAGGACCAAAAAGTTTTTCTGTAGATagatttaaaatgattttttcatttttattatcaaaacaaGATGTTATTGATCCTTTGAGTGTTGGGACAGCAGATATTCttgaaaatttatgtaaTCTTGGTATGCTTGGTAGGTCTACAAAACAAACAAATTTTGACTTTCCAAAATATCGTTCAATATTACCAATGGAATTCGTTGAAAAAGTTGGAGATTCTATtgatataacattaaaaaattttctttgtGATTTTGCAtcattgtaa
- a CDS encoding E3 ubiquitin-protein ligase listerin: MKKGTGGGKIKTASSLRAAENLISKGFSSGFIGFNAVGGNNTNVTVEESELIVENLGEEYTHELKILLKKIEKKDKLTKEKGIKELKEIVMKNDISENKLIYEAYAVMFSKLCAHASPTIRSLAIDLLKILISSLKKDASKKLKLVMPYVIFSTSDASSQVKRQGDSLIEVCFPGKRNQIFVTFKEQLDDLCMEIISKTHKLMKPQKFVEDETDKQRESRLIAQSLGTLLKLIKYLNDKEYSKKLSEKFSNPVIINHLTSLTVIVKTTYLELILELSKDNEELFIETKLSSIILSNLDNDDILFCKAAFNCFLKFAQNDKYFEKVDINKAIIPKIIKIVRRCYIKWSFISDNLLPVFDIICKRNKEKKQSFTESILDSLLEREIEKKTSDSFVQSISEIYKYSLFTSGDLGIWIFKKGKDKQIMEDEKFDMLIDYMIKGLVDKFPEFEDFAIKFYEATNCQKFKKDLLNCPQISTELYLSFTEKKSDGCQNISLEPLFKRFADTEDQTIKVQILQKSLNESNEEELCEYFKKHLNLKDPFTCLAVIQAIDDTNINKLNIETVRECILVIYNAVGNKKISGLVFESLKHLYKYFDNNLYEKTFLSLIKVASPDVYLALLDLLANGNYIPDIEENLICFLFKLLLKIKKTISPECSERLKKIFNMCNDETYNIEEMNNIYENFLKNKKISRILEFSENAIIVSDCNFLPFLIWDSKFDFYSKFLSKNFYSLLSEHIEEIDCEENITNLDTEETFLLLLKKCLIFKKIIENGNGYDEDRGKKSVLIVLAFNRILQLIKQSSYIKDLTLDYTFNIEKYDVNELSLVLPEEYRNYSCYKNLLIKNEVSESMKPSSKELRGLIENNELRDKIYLDDDWEDWMFLYTEDKKKLKSLNYILNIFLKDADIFNTISLENADDFRVCGLVTLFSYGVENIDNIISNDNSISLQLFRNSIKIGCDIITKREKAAKTIRGYHTIAENYELKEWIFVIQSVFPNILKIFLHLNSMSPSFYISNINLINSISNCIITIIDQIKCDEIVQEPNMTIEDSTKKYIYIFTELMQNKLSAHVQIVAASLFHTVLPLYFYYENKKLVDETKKESENITVDKCVAILPPVITALLKKVDLEQIKADSENNGLPTTYIPFELLLWNSLIYFFKTLEAEEKLLYMEALDSELVSIGLGIAMFYLPDVPFSRENSSKKHFKEIPKFRNCHEDQYLTLSNYACYVFYQTLKTIPVFIRQWINLLPNSTKGSIKDYIVKYFSPSIIEEELINSSTWKEKSGSRLSIKVCKVIKTIEAFYEIEPGSGMNLRVILQDDYPLSLPIVETDKSVVAKKINNKWLMQVSTYISHQNGLIISGLQQWKRNFDKHLEGIENCSICIMIVNSVNNQLPRVKCKQCKHKFHAQCLYKWFDTSNNSSCPLCRTEFI, from the exons atgaaaaaaggAACTGGTGGAGGTAAAATAAAG acAGCTTCTAGTCTACGGGCAGctgaaaatttaatttcaaaaGGTTTCAGTAGTGGATTTATTGGTTTTAATGCTGTTGGAGGAAATAATACGAATGTTACAGTTGAAGAAAGTGAATTGATAGTTGAAAATTTGGGAGAGGAGTATACTCAtgagttaaaaattttgttaaaaaaaatagaaaaaaaagataaattgaCAAAAGAAAAAGGTATAAAGGAATTGAAAGAAATTGTTATGAAGAATGATATTAGTGAAAATAAACTTATATATGAAGCTTATGCTGTTATGTTTTCAAAACTTTGTGCCCACGCATCACCAACGATTAGATCATTAGCTATagatcttttaaaaatacttatatcttcattgaaaaaagatgcttctaaaaagttaaaattagtTATGCCTTACGTTATTTTTTCAACAAGTGATGCCTCAAGTCAAGTTAAACGTCAAGGAGATTCTTTAATTGAAGTATGTTTCCCTGGTAAAAGAAACCAAATATTTGTTACATTCAAAGAACAATTAGATGATTTATGTATGGAAATTATTAGTAAAACACATAAATTAATGAAACCACAAAAGTTTGTTGAGGATGAGACGGATAAACAGAGAGAAAGTAGATTAATTGCTCAATCACTTGGTACATTgttgaaattaataaaatatttaaacgaTAAAgaatatagtaaaaaattgagtgaaaaattttctaatccCGTTATAATAAATCATCTAACTTCATTAACAGTCATCGTTAAAACAACATATCTAGAATTAATTTTGGAACTGTCAAAGGATAATgaagaattatttattgaaacaAAGTTGTCATCAATTATATTGTCAAATTTGGATAAcgatgatattttattttgcaAAGCTgcatttaattgttttttaaaatttgcccaaaatgataaatattttgagaAGGTTGATATTAACAAAGCCATCATTccaaagataataaaaatagttagaAGATGTTACATTAAATGGAGTTTTATTTCTGATAATTTATTACCAGTCTTTgatattatttgtaaaagaaataaagaaaaaaaacaatcTTTTACTGAATCTATTTTAGATAGTCTTTTGGAAAGAGAAATAGAAAAGAAAACATCTGATTCATTTGTTCAGTCAATAAgtgaaatatataaatattcctTATTTACATCTGGGG ATTTAGGAATAtggatatttaaaaaaggaaaagataaacaaattatggaagatgaaaaatttgatatgTTAATTGACTACATGATAAAAGGATTAGTTGACAAATTTCCAGAGTTTGAGGATTTTgctattaaattttatgaagCAACTAATTgccaaaaatttaaaaaagatttgcTTAATTGTCCACAAATTTCTACTGAATTGTATTTATCTTTTACTGAAAAAAAATCTGACGGTTGTCAAAATATTTCACTTGAaccattatttaaaagatttgcAGATACAGAAGATCAAACAATTAAGGTtcaaattttacaaaaatctTTAAATGAAAGTAATGAAGAGGAACTGtgtgaatattttaaaaaacatttaaatctTAAAGATCCATTTACATGTTTGGCTGTAATACAAGCTATAGATGATACTAATATAAATAAGTTAAACATTGAAACAGTCAGAGAGTGTATTCTAGTTATATATAATGCTGTTggcaataaaaaaatatctggTCTTGTTTTTGAATCTCTAAAACATTTATACAAGTATTTTGACAATAATCTTTatgaaaaaacttttttgtcTTTGATAAAAGTAGCATCACCTGATGTCTACTTGGCATTACTAGATTTACTTGCAAATGGAAACTACATTCCAGACattgaagaaaatttaatttgttttttgtttaaacttttattgaagattaaaaaaactatttcaCCAGAATGTAGTGAACggcttaaaaaaatttttaatatgtgtAATGATGAAACATATAATATTGAAGAAATGAAcaatatatatgaaaattttttaaaaaacaagaAGATTTCACGTATATTAGAATTTTCTGAAAATGCAATCATTGTTAGTGATTGTAACTTTTTGCCTTTCTTAATTTGGGATAGTAAATTTGACttctattcaaaatttttatcaaagaatttttattcattgtTGAGTGAACATATTGAAGAAATTGACTGTgaagaaaatataacaaatttagATACCgaagaaacatttttattactcttaaaaaaatgtttaatatttaaaaaaattattgaaaatggAAATGGATATGATGAGGATCGGGGAAAAAAATCAGTTTTAATTGTATTGGCTTTTAATAGAATTCTCCAATTAATCAAACAAAGtagttatataaaagatCTTACTTTGGATTATACATTTAACATAGAAAAGTATGATGTGAATGAATTAAGTTTAGTATTACCTGAAGAATATAGAAATTATTCTTGCTATAAAAACttacttattaaaaatgaagtaAGTGAAAGTATGAAACCAAGTAGTAAAGAATTAAGAGGATTAATTGAGAATAATGAATTAagagataaaatatatcttgaTGATGATTGGGAAGATTGgatgtttttatatacagAAGATAAAAAGAAGCTCAAATctttaaattacattttaaacatttttcttaaagatgcagatatatttaatactATTTCATTAGAGAATGCTGATGATTTTAGAGTTTGTGGATTAGTAACATTATTTAGTTACGGTGtagaaaatattgataacATTATATCCAATGATAATAGTATATCACTTCAATTATTTAgaaattctataaaaataggTTGTGATATAATTACAAAAAGAGAAAAAGCGGCAAAAACAATTAGAGGATACCATACAATAGCAGAAAATTATGAACTTAAAGAATGGATTTTTGTTATTCAATCTGTCTTTCcaaatattcttaaaatatttcttcatCTAAATTCAATGTCACCATCATTCTATATTTCTAACatcaatttaataaatagtaTATCTAATTGTATCATTACAATAATTGATCAAATAAAATGTGATGAAATTGTTCAAGAACCAAATATGACAATAGAAGATtcaactaaaaaatatatatatatatttacagaATTGATGCAAAATAAACTTTCAGCTCATGTTCAAATTGTTGCTGCATCTCTCTTTCACACAGTTTTaccattatatttttattatgaaaataaaaaattagttgatgaaacaaaaaaagaaagtgaAAATATTACAGTTGATAAATGTGTTGCCATTTTACCACCTGTTATAACAGCTTTGTTAAAGAAAGTTGACTTAGAACAAATAAAAGCAGATAGTGAAAATAATGGACTTCCTACAACATATATACcatttgaattattattatggaatagtttaatttatttctttaaaacaCTTGAAGctgaagaaaaattattgtatatGGAGGCATTAGATAGTGAATTGGTATCAATAGGATTAGGTATAGCAATGTTTTATCTTCCAGATGTACCATTTAGTCGTGAAAATTCAAGTAAGAAACACTTTAAAGAAATACCTAAATTTAGAAATTGCCATGAAGATcaatatttaactttatcTAATTATGCTTGTTATGTATTTTATCaaacattaaaaacaattCCTGTTTTTATTAGACAATggataaatttattaccaAATTCAACTAAAGGTTCAATAAAAGATTACATTGTAAAGTATTTTTCACCTTCTATTATTGAAGAGGAACTTATTAATTCATCAACATGGAAAGAAAAATCAGGATCAAGATTATCAATAAAAGTTTGTAAAGTTATCAAGACAATAGAAGCATTTTATGAAATTGAACCTGGTTCAGGTATGAATCTTCGTGTCATTCTCCAAGATGATTATCCTTTATCTTTACCAATTGTTGAAACAGATAAATCTGTTGTAgcaaagaaaataaataataaatggtTAATGCAAGTATCAACATATATTTCTCATCAAAATGGTTTAATTATTTCTGGTCTACAACAATGGAAGAGAAACTTTGATAAACATCTTGAGGGTATAGAAAATTGTTCCATTTGTATTATGATAGTTAATTCTGTTAATAATCAACTTCCTCGTGTTAAATGTAAACAATGTAAACATAAATTTCATGCTCAATGTCTTTATAAATGGTTTGATACATCTAATAATTCAAGTTGCCCCTTATGCCGAACtgaatttatataa
- a CDS encoding O-phosphoseryl-tRNA(Sec) selenium transferase, producing the protein MDFRLGKDQQHFAELGQKFLLNKFLDLCRKKNIPDIGWDENILVEFLTWLSRQDSNNQLRYQVIGAGEREGRISCSLVGRLHFNMTHGIGRSGNILDSQPKAQGSTIINMLANALSLEALHIYGLKAAKGTLVVPLCTGASISLCLSGLRNDFKEKNPNINVPRYVIWMRADQMSAPKAIINAGFDIIVVEPIPENKNELSFINREIFCIISCTQCFAPREPDDIIEISRIAKATDVYHIVNNAYGVAVTNINENFSKAASSKDCRIDAIVQSLDKNFQTPVGGSVIATLKQKSIIKFAKSYPGRASAIPSRDFVLTMLNQGVIGLKKSLILREELYVLLRNLLTSKIASKYGEKVLASKNTAEEGNGISMCMTLSSIKPENQSLLGSMLFHRGVTGSRVVPSTSILNIKKLQNYELENYFSHSKYSNHGGYINFAVSIGMKEAEVYGLIDVLDNVLSQLIKKS; encoded by the exons atggaTTTTCGATTAGGAAAAGATCAGCAACATTTTGCTGAGTTGGggcaaaaatttttattaaacaaatttcTAGATTTATGTagaaaa aaaaatattccTGATATTGGATGggatgaaaatatattagtaGAATTTTTAACTTGGTTATCAAGACAAGATTCAAACAACCAATTACGTTACCAAGTTATTGGAGCTGGAGAAAGAGAGGGACGTATTAGTTGTTCCTTGGTTGGTCGTCttcattttaatatgacTCATGGTATTGGTCGTTCTGGAAATATTTTAGATTCACAACCTAAAGCTCAGGGTTcaacaattattaatatgttGGCGAATGCTTTAAGTTTGGAGGCTCTTCATATTTATGGATTAAAAGCTGCTAAAGGTACTCTAGTTGTACCATTATGTACAGGAGCTTCGATTTCATTATGTTTGTCTGGATTAAGAAAtgattttaaagaaaaaaatccTAATATAAATGTACCAAGGTATGTCATATGGATGAGGGCTGATCAAATGTCTGCTCCTAAAGCTATAATTAATGCAGGGTTTGATATTATTGTTGTTGAACCTATTcctgaaaataaaaatgaattatcatttattaata gagaaattttttgtattatttcaTGCACACAATGTTTTGCTCCTCGAGAACCTGATgatattattgaaatatcAAGAATAGCCAAAGCGACTGATGTATATCATATTGTAAATAATGCTTATGGAGTTGCGGTAACTAATATAAATGAGAATTTTTCAAAAGCCGCTTCTTCAAAAGATTGTCGTATTGATGCAATCGTTCAGAGtcttgataaaaattttcaaactCCTGTTGGAGGTTCAGTCATTGCTacattaaaacaaaaatcaATCATTAAATTTGCTAAAAGTTATCCTGGTCGTGCTTCAGCTATACCTTCACGAGACTTTGTCTTGACAATGTTAAATCAAGGTGTTATaggattaaaaaaatctttaattttacGTGAAGAATTATATGTActtttaagaaatttattaacaagTAAAATTGCATCAAAATATGGTGAAAAAGTATTGGCATCAAAAAACACAGCTGAAGAAGGTAATGGAATATCAATGTGTATGACTTTGTCATCTATAAAACCAGAAAATCAAAGTTTGTTAGGCTCAATGTTATTTCATCGTGGAGTTACTGGTTCTAGAGTTGTACCATCAActtcaattttaaatattaaaaaactgcaaaattatgaattagaaaattatttttcacattcaaaatattcaaatCATGGAggttatataaattttgcaGTGTCTATCGGAATGAAAGAAGCAGAAGTTTATGGATTAATAGATGTTCTAGATAATGTTTTGAGTcaacttattaaaaaatcataa
- a CDS encoding Innexin family-containing protein, translating into MLSIPFLEDIVKGWIKKKSFDDPVDRLNHFVTASILGFFAIMVSAKQYLGQPIQCMVPKEFSSGWEHYAEDYCFIQNTFYVPFNETIPKEYDDRRKAEIGYYQWVPIILALQAILFFIPNWIWKSLYSQSGIDLNTIITDGMSLRGTGPNDREENSIKLKEYISDCLGMKDIKRNFRIGFFKLEKNYGNYITALYLFIKLLYVLNIICQFILLNNFLGDYYTMWGLKAIKYKLDGKEWQTSSVFPRVTLCDFDVRDLADVHRFTVQCVLMINMFNEKVYLFIWFWFIFVGIVTILNFIYCCSHFISLSHRHSAVKYLLKHLMNTKNPREFDKAVKHFTSQGLKPDGYLILRFLEGNAGAIIAKDITHKLFQDYLITYMDDCIKDCLDPVFS; encoded by the coding sequence atgttatcAATTCCATTTTTGGAAGATATTGTAAAAGgatggataaaaaaaaaatcgtTTGATGATCCTGTTGATAGGTTGAATCATTTTGTCACAGCATCTATACTTGGTTTTTTTGCTATTATGGTTTCTGCTAAACAATACCTTGGTCAACCAATACAATGTATGGTACCTAAAGAATTTAGTAGTGGATGGGAACATTATGCTGAAGattattgttttattcaaaatactttttatgtACCATTTAATGAAACAATTCCAAAAGAGTATGATGATCGTAGAAAAGCTGAAATAGGATATTATCAATGGGTCCCAATTATTTTAGCTTTACAggcaatattattttttataccaAATTGGATTTGGAAGAGTTTATATTCACAATCTGGAATTGatttaaatacaattattaCTGATGGAATGTCATTAAGAGGAACTGGACCTAATGATAGAGAAGAGAATAGTATTAAATTAAAGGAATACATATCTGATTGTCTTGGAATGAAAGAtatcaaaagaaattttcgtattggattttttaaattagaaaaaaattatggaaattatattacagcactttatttgtttatcaaACTTCTTTATGTattgaatattatttgtcaatttatacttttaaataattttcttggAGATTATTATACAATGTGGGGATTGAAagcaattaaatataaattagatGGTAAAGAATGGCAAACTTCTAGTGTATTTCCAAGAGTAACACTTTGTGATTTTGATGTGAGAGATTTAGCTGATGTTCATCGTTTTACAGTTCAATGtgttttaatgataaatatgttCAATGAAAAAGTTTATCTCTTTATTTGGTTTTGGTTTATATTTGTTGGAATTGTAACtattcttaattttatatattgttgtAGTCATTTCATTTCTCTTTCTCATCGTCATTCTGCtgttaaatatcttttaaaacatCTTATGAATACAAAAAATCCACGTGAATTTGATAAAGCTGTTAAACATTTTACTAGTCAAGGCCTTAAACCTGATGGTTATCTTATTCTTCGATTTCTCGAAGGAAATGCTGGAGCTATTATTGCAAAAGATATTACTCATAAACTTTTTCAAGACTATTTGATCACATATATGGATGATTGTATAAAAGATTGTCTTGATCCTGTTTTTtcgtaa
- a CDS encoding Transthyretin-like family-containing protein: protein MYFLLFYIFFVNIFLINGNIQKIDVKGRILCQGKPLQFLNVKLKEEDFFFDDILDENFTSEDGNFELSGEDDEIFNIQPYIQFTYTCCEYFENCQHDTKVLFPPKNLNLSSTLKVLHDFGNIDFHKPLQIIN, encoded by the exons atgtattttttattgttttacattttttttgtaaatatttttttaattaatggaaatatacaaaaaattgaTGTTAAAGGACGTATTCTTTGTCAGGGAAAACCACtccaatttttaaatgttaaattaaagGAAGAAGATT ttttttttgaTGATATTTTGGATGAAAATTTTACCTCAGAAGATGGAAATTTTGAATTGTCTGGAGAAGatgatgaaatttttaacattcaACCATACATACAATTTACTTATACTTGTTGtgaatattttgaaaattgcCAACATGAtacaaaagttttatttcccccaaaaaatttaaatttatcttctACGTTAAAAGTTTTACATGACTTTGGAAATATAGATTTTCATAAACCattacaaattattaattag